TGAAGGAGTAcctacatattttttctttttttaatgaaccatgaaaaaaatagatatttcattttaataaatcaagaaatttctATTACTTTTTCCTGCTCAATATAAGTCGAGTAATatgaaattgatatatttttaagcTATGTATACACTAGCTCTAAAACAGAGAAACAAAGGTTATTAGTCAAACACCCTCTATAGTTtcgaaatataattcaattataaatacACAATGTATAACCAAATTGTTTAAACCATTATTTTCTTAGCAAGATCATAATGGTAGTAGAAGTCATGGAGAAGATCAGATCAGATAAGTTGACTCTAGTATTAGTGAATATAGCTGGTATAATGGAGAAAGCTGATGAAACTTTGTTACCTAATGTTTATACAGAAATTGGCAAAGATTTGCATACTGATCCAACTGGTCTTGGTTCTCTTACTCTGTTTAGATCATTAGTTCAATGTCTTTGTTATCCATTAGCTGCGTATCTTTCTACTCGTCGTAACAGAGCTCATGTCATTGCTTTTGGTGCTTTTCTATGGTCTGCTGCAACTTTTCTTGTTGCCATCTCTTCCACCTTCACTCAGGTTATTTAATTTACGTTGCGTATATCATGTTGTTGTTACTTTTTTGTGTTTCCATATATGTTGTGTTTATGTTTGTCTTCATTTGAGGGTCTGTCAGAAACAGTCTCCTTCAGGGTTAATTTTATTTGCTTGTGGTTGTAGGGGCCGAGCTAGTAAGGGTATTCGGTAGAAAATTATACTTGTCTTGAGTGTAGGGTGTGTTAGAAACAATCTCTCTAACTGTACTAAATAAGAGTAAATTTTGTCCATTTGTGGTCATAGGGCCGAGCTATTAGCGGAAAATTATACAGTTTATGtatggttaaaattatttttatgtatatatatatatatagtagatattGAACCCTTAGtgtttactttttcatattttgaacccTGTTAATGAAAGTTGCAGTTGTGGAATTACACTGGTTATGTTGTTGATGGGTTCGCAGTGTGATATGTTTGCTTTAGATTaagttttatttgattttccCAAAAAGACTGAGTATTCAACACCTTATAAGTAGCTTACtcttcttttcaacttccaatgTGGTGTTAGTTGACACAACAAACAATAACTTGTGTTGTGGCTCCGTCCTTGTTTGAACATTGACGGAGTCAAAACCAAGGAAGGAGCTCAATTGAATCTCCTTCGTTGTAAAATTGTGTTGTATAAATAGggtgaaaatgatttttttgtatgCATATGTTATGATCCTATAACAAAGTATGGGACTTGAGTCTCACATCGATGATGCTTAACAGATAGCAATTTCGAGAGCATTGAATGGAATAGGACTTGCAATAGTCACACCAGCAATTCAATCTTTAGTTGCTGACTCAACTAATGAAAGTAACCGCGGTACTGCTTTCGGATTGTTAGCATTAACATCAAGTTTTGGCTCAATCCTTGGTGGGCTTTTGTCTGTGCTGATAGCTGAAACATCATTCATGGGGATCCCTGGATGGAGACTCTCTTTCCATCTTGTTGGTATTGTAAGTGTTCTTGTTGGTTTTTTAGTCCGTCTCTTTGCCAACGATCCACGATATCTTGGAAGTAAGGCTGATAAAGAAAGAGATCAACTTAAACTAAAATCATTTCAAGAAGAAGTTAGTGAACTGCTAAAAGAAGCAAAAGCGGTTATCAAAGTGCCCTCTTTTCAAATACTTATCGCCCAAGGGGTTTCCGGGACGTTCCCCTGGTCAGCATTGTCATTTGCCGCAATGTGGTTGGAGCTTGTAGGATTCTCTCACAAGACAACAGCACTTCTATGGACTTTGTTTCGAGTTGCTGACTCACTTGGCTCGTTGTTTGGAGGATTCATGGGGGATGTACTGGCTAAGCACTTGCCTAATTCTGGTAGGATTATACTCGCACAGATTAGCACGGGATCAGCAATTCCAATAGCTGCAATTCTTCTTCTGCTATTGCCTAATGATCCTAAAACTGCTATGTTGCACGGTTTAGTCTTGTTCATCATGGGATCAATCATATCATGGTGTGGTTCAGCGACAAACAAGTACGTCTATCATTTTTTAGAATGTTTAGCATATTTTTCCTGTTCTGACTTACACTAAAATATCTCACTATTGACGTGTTTGCAGTCCAATATTTGCTGAGATAGTACCAGAGAGAGCTCGGACAAGCATATATGCTCTGGATCGATCTTTTGAGACCATAATATCGTCTTTTGCTCCATTGGTGGTTGGTATTTTAGCTCAACAAGTTTTTGGTTATAAGCCAATCGCAGAGGGATCAACAGGCTCACAAGAGATTGAAACAGATAGACAAAATGCTGCATCACTTGCTAAGGCATTGTACACTGCAATAGGCATTCCAATGGTCATTTCTTGCTCTATCTACTCTTTCCTGTATTTCACATATCCACGAGATAGAGATCGTGTCCGGTTGCAGCTGATTGAAGAAACAGACAATTCTCCATCCGAAGAACAACAGCCCTTACTCGAGCACGATGAACACAGAATTAGTTGAAATTTTAGGTTGTATGTACATAAAATCCAACAAGCACAATCTCACTTCTTGCTATTGTTAATTGTATTATTGCAGTATAGATGTTTTTAAACATTAAGCTTACATTCTGAAAAAGTATTATATTACAAAGAAGAGAATCAGTAAACATATTTTTAGCTGCATTTAACACTCTATGTAAATGTCCCTAAAACCTATAGCTATACATGATCCAATGACAATTAACtaatgccggtaaagactttaTCACTCTTTGTTAATGTGCATATTTATTGCCCGCCAAAAACTACTTTTGTTGTAGTAAATGACAAAAATACTATGATAATTGAATCCTACTGATCTATGTATTTGGCCTTTAATTAAATCCTACTATATAATACTTATATTTACAGTTCAAATAACTTTTTCTAGAGTTCCTCATATATATCTATGTTAacattaatttcaaaaaatgaaaagaacttTGCTAATTGAGATAGTAATGGTGATGataaagctcaagaacaacttgacacttatattgataaattttgCTGCTATAATGGAAATGGCTGATGAAACTCTGTTACCTGGAGTTTATAAAGAAGTCGGCAAGGATTTGCGCATTGATCCTGCTGGTCTTGGCTCACTTAGTCTTTACAGATCATTAGTTCAATGTCTTTGTTACCCTCTTGCTGCATTTCTTGCTGCTCGTCATAATTGTGCCAATGACATTGCTCTCGGGGCTTTTCTTTGGTCCGGTGCTATGTTCCTTGTTGCCATCTACTCTACCTTTGCTGAGGTCTCTGCTTCATTCTCTGTAGATGGTAGTTTCTTTCTCTATATACTACTTCTGACTGTTTTTTCTTGAGCCGAGAGTCTATATGCATACGCTTGATAAATGGATTATATGTTTTTCTGAAGAGTTATCAATTGGATTATATAAACgttggtttttgtgttatttgtcTTTCTCTTCATGACAAGAATGAAAGTGttattttattgatgttatttaACAGATAGCGATTTCGAGAGGATTGAATGGAATAGGACTTGCGATTGTCAAACCAGCAATCCTATCTCTAGTTGCTGATTCAACTCATGAGACTAATCGCGGTACAGCTTTTGGATGGTCATCATTAACAGGATGTTGTGGTGCAATCATTAGTGGGACTGTGATTGCTGAAACATCATTCGTGGGAATCCCGGGCTGGAGAATGATCTCCTTTTATTAGGTTGGTATTAAAAGTGTTCTTGTTGATCTTTCAGTCTATCTCTTCGCGAAAAAGATACCTGTTTTCTTGACAGAGATGTCAATGCAAATGATCAGCCTTCTCCGAAACCGTTTCAAGAACAACTGAGAGAACTGTTAAAAGAAGCAAAAGGAGTTATAGAAGTACCTTCCTTCAAGATAATTGTTGCACAAGGGTTTTTCGGTTCATTCCATGGGACATCACTGAGATTTACCACTATGTGGTTGGAGCTTGTTGGATTCTCTCACAAGACGACAGCACTTATCTCGACtttctttgttgtttctatGTCTATTGGCGCGGTTTTTGGTGGATTCATGGGGGATGTCTGGGCTAAACACTTACCTAATACTGGTAGGATCATTGTCTCAGATAAGCACTGGTTCAGCTATTCCCTTAGCTGCAATTCTGCTGCTGCTATTGCCTAATGATCCTAAAACAGCTTTGTTGCATGGTATAGTCCTGTTTATATTGGGATTTTGCACATCATGGACAAGTCCAGCAACAAACAGGTATATCTATATTATCTTATCATATTGTTTTGTTACTATCTGTTGGTTTTCTTGAGGCGAGGGTCTATTGCaaataatttctcttcttctgagATAGAGATAAGATCTGTGTACACTCTAACCTTCTCAGACCCTACTTTGTGAAATTGCACTATTTATGCTATTGTTATTATGTTAGGTACATTCATAAAGCTCAAAATGCCTTTTTTATGTAGTCCAATATTTGCTAAGATAGTTCATGCGAGAGCTCGAACGAGCATTTATGCTCTGGATCGATCTCACGAGACCATCACAGCATCATTTGTTCCTATGCTGGTTGGTTCTTTAGCTCAACGAGTGTTCGGTTATAAGTCAGTCCCTGAGGGAGCTTCGACCTCAGGGGAAATCGAAACAGATAGACAAAATGCTGCATCACTTGCCAAAGCAATGTACACTGCAATAGGCATTCCAATGGTCATCTGTTGCTCCATCTACTCCTTCCTGTATTTCACGTAGAGATAGGGATCGTGTTCTGTTGCAACAGATTCATGAATCGCGCAATCTTCCATATTAAGAGCAACAGCCTTTACTCGAGCACAATGAGCAGAGACTTCTTTCAGTAAATTAGTTGTAGTTAAAGTTTTTGTGAAAGAAGCAAAACTTGGAGTGAATATTCTCTAAAAACTTACTCGCACCAAATGTTTACGTCATATAAATTGATATACAAACATATGTCATTCATCTAATTAATTTCTTGTAAATATTGAGTGCGGTTAACTTTAGTAAATATGAGAAGCTATTTTCTTGTATGTATTGTTAAGAGGTTATTGACCAAGAAATATGAGTTTTACCTAACCTAAACCTAATCACAGAAACATGAGTTttgcctttatttttttttttttaaatttctttggTAAAAATCTGGACTCTATTGTTGGTAGTTGAAATTTATTATGTAGTTACTCAAAGGCAGTACCAAGTAGAGGCGGACTTCCATGATTTTATAGGGGTGTATGTGCATCcattaacttcaaaaaaatacacacacatatatatatatgtgtgtgtgtgtgagtgtgagagagagagaaatagatATAAAATAGGATATAATTAACATTGTATCATAAGAAGCACAGTGGTGCCCTTGTTTAGTTGTTACAATTCAAAGGAACCATTCGCGAGAATACATTTcagttttatttcattattttattttgagtttagcTTACAAATCATATTTGAGCCACTAGTTACCAATCAAATACTATATTATTCGttaattttagtaaaaatttcGTCAACTACCTAAATTAAGATAGTATTGGTGCatcaaaatcttcaaatttgAATTCGTCTCGAATGCTAAGTAGACTCatcaaaatcttcaaatttgGCCTTACTAAACTATTTCTTGTTAAATGatactttgaaaaataagtatttaatattgaggataaatataaaaaataattattatattttcttgatatgacaaaataacaaataaaaataaaaatttatgttaagaataaatgataaataaaagggAACAATGACggtgttattattatattttatagaaaCATGATTCGGTCCCACATATGCAtggaattttattatttaattaatttcggCTAGTTTTGGTGGAATCTTGCTCGTTACTCTCATTTGGTggaagtctcgctcgcctctctctctctttatataaacacaaatgtataaaatgtatttgtgtttgtgtttgtataaagcgagagaaaattgtgcaaatacatatatttttgtttctctcttccaAATCTCGGTCGTGATTCTCCTGAATTTCGCTCACCACTTTCACCTTTCTTGCTTATACAAACGAAaaagaaatgtataaattgtgttctgtttgtatatataaagcgagaggaaattgtatatacacatgcaaatgcatatatcttcttcttatacacttataattacaCAAATACAAATATCCCCTGCCaattttcttttgcctttctcgttttatacctacacagattatacaattgatcttttgtatacaactgtttttcttttatatatgtatagtgaatcatacaattgatttctttgtatatgtatagcgaattatacaactgttgtatagcgaaatatacatatttatgtttgctatggagcacaattatataaattttgatataacatacaaatataaattttgtatttgttatatgtgaaaattaaactatttaatttcAAACACCTTTGATGTAAATAAACAATTTTATCAGTAATAATTtatcacaaatttaatttatatacacaTATTAGAATATATTGCGATCGGGCTTCACAttagacatttttttattataaacatcaaatcaaacatacaaatctttttatttttttatattaaaatttaagctaaaagtatcaaaataggaataatttatcatttgatAGGTTGGTTGATTGGAATGCAGTAAATGGAAGAAGTTGAAcaacgaaaaaaatatattattatattcaaacgcgttcttaataaatttaagggaaaaagactgaaatatatttacttttttagaGTAAACGTCAATTTATATTATtcgttaaaaaattaatttctttattttatttcacttttaagaaaaaaatcatctatctcattatttattaacagaaaacaattattttttatgtatctaACTGTCTTCTAACCTTCTTAGATTGTAATTAGGAAATTGAGTCCTCTtaagatttatttgtttttcgTTTGATAATGGTAACTTACAGtgattaccaaaaataaaaataattttttttttataaatttagtcaaaatGCACAAGTTGATACGAACTTTGGGTTTATTAGTATCTTGTTTTATTCCTTCATTATCTTCCACAAGTTTTATAGTGGAGAAAAGATAATGATACATTTtagattcaattttaaaaaactatattttataatcttatttaaataaactaatccccaaagtaattttattttattgctttcactttatttttatttcttctccACTATCAGAGGAGCCTATTGATAAGATGATTCGGTCCGtcaattactataattattcagtattgagattaatgattccttttcttttaaatatggAAAATATATGAGTAGTCCCTAGATTATAactgaaattttaaaaacacatcttaattgaacttattttttataattttgtgcatATGCGTCTTAATTGTATAGAATCACAAAGTATGTCACGTAAGATAAAAtgtatatgaaattaaaaaaaaattaagttctaGGACCATAGATTAATTAAggtgtgtctctaagatttcggtcatagtctatGGGGCTACTTatacatttttccttttaaaaataaaaataataaaattttatgta
This DNA window, taken from Solanum lycopersicum chromosome 5, SLM_r2.1, encodes the following:
- the LOC101255101 gene encoding uncharacterized protein, producing MVVEVMEKIRSDKLTLVLVNIAGIMEKADETLLPNVYTEIGKDLHTDPTGLGSLTLFRSLVQCLCYPLAAYLSTRRNRAHVIAFGAFLWSAATFLVAISSTFTQIAISRALNGIGLAIVTPAIQSLVADSTNESNRGTAFGLLALTSSFGSILGGLLSVLIAETSFMGIPGWRLSFHLVGIVSVLVGFLVRLFANDPRYLGSKADKERDQLKLKSFQEEVSELLKEAKAVIKVPSFQILIAQGVSGTFPWSALSFAAMWLELVGFSHKTTALLWTLFRVADSLGSLFGGFMGDVLAKHLPNSGRIILAQISTGSAIPIAAILLLLLPNDPKTAMLHGLVLFIMGSIISWCGSATNNPIFAEIVPERARTSIYALDRSFETIISSFAPLVVGILAQQVFGYKPIAEGSTGSQEIETDRQNAASLAKALYTAIGIPMVISCSIYSFLYFTYPRDRDRVRLQLIEETDNSPSEEQQPLLEHDEHRIS